The sequence below is a genomic window from Bacteroidales bacterium.
TATATCAATAATTCCTATTACGGGGCTTATACCACCCTGGAGGAATATGATAAAGACTGGCTCGATCGTGTATTTGGGGAAAATGATGGCAATCTTTATAAATGTACTTATCCTGCTGACCTGGTTTATGAAGGAGATGATCAGGAAGACTATAAGAATATCGGAAGCGGAACTACAACAGGTGGAAGAGCCTATGACCTGCAAACCAATGAGACAGAGGATGATTACTCGGATCTGATGGCTTTGATCGCCACACTCAACCAAACAACTGATACCACATTCATAAGGCTGATCAGGGAAAAGCTGGATGTGGACATGGTACTGAAAGCCTTTGCAATGGACGTAGCTACTGGCAACTGGGATGATTACATGTATAATAAGAATAACTACTTCCTTTATCATGCAGCGGATGGGAAGTTCAAGTTCATAGCTTATGATACTGATAATACATTTGGAGTGGACTGGGTGAACCGCGACTGGGCTACACGCAATTGCCTGGACTGGCCAAGCCACGGGGAACCCCGCCCTTTAGCCACGAAATTGTTTGCCATACCTGAATTCTTTGCAAAGTACAAATCATATCTCGACACCATAGCCACTTATATCATCGAACCCGACTCAATATTTCCAAGGATTGAGTATTTACAAGAGATGATAACAGGAGCCGCTGTTGAAGATCAATACAGGTCACTTGATTTCGGGTATTCACTCAACGATTTCTTTAACAGCACAACCTTAACAATTGATGGGCATACTCCTTATGGAATTAAACCCTTTCTAAGCCTGAGGCAGGCAAAAATTATTGAGCAGCTGGGAACAAGTTCTGAGCCGGATGAGCAGGAAAAAGAAAATCTGACGATAACAGTCTATCCAAATCCTGCCGCAGAAGAGGTAAAAGTCAGATTAAAAGGATTAAAGCAGCCGGCAACGATCATGCTGTCAGATCTGAAGGGTAACAAACTTTCAGAATCGTCCTTGTCTGCCGGGAATAAAACCGTGCTATTGAAGTTATCCGGCTTACCTGTCGGGATTTACATGATAACCGTGGAAGTGAATGGAAAACAATATAGCAGGAAGGTATTACATCAATAATCTTTTTTTTGCTTCAAAACAGATCCATTCACGATTGCATTTATATGAAGCATCCATTGCCTGCTATCAGTTTATCCCGGTAATACAGAGCTTACACCGGAATCAATACTCAAAAGTACCACCTGGATTGTACCAGTCAAATTAAGAGAAATCATAACCAATACATCACTATGTCCCCAGCTGATTTAGCCAATGATATCAAGGAATACTGCATTGAAAATGCCAACCCGGCTTTGGTTGAGAAATACGCCCAACACTTTGGAAAAGATTTTGAAGCATATGGTCTTAGCCTTGAGCAAATCGAGGATGTAGTGATGAGCATACTGGATGAAGGGGCCGGGTATAAGCTAATCCGTGAAACCTGCCGGATTCTTGTCAGGAGCTCAAAATATGAAGAAACCAGCTTTGCCATCCTCCTGATGAAAGCCTTTGAAAAGAATTTTACTCCAAAGACTTTTGAAGAATTTCAGTTCTGGTTTATGTTTGGAGTCAAACACCTGGCTCATGCCGATGTGATTTGTGCTGAACTGCTGGTCCCTATGTGGAAGAATGGCCTAATTGGTTATGAGCAACTCGAAGAGTGGAAATCTTCAGGAAACAAAATGCAGCGAAGATCAATTCCCATTACCCTCAGTCATTTAATACGAGATATAAAGGATATCCCAGGTATATTGAAATTTGTTGAACCTCTTCTGAATGATGAATCTCCGGAGGTAATCCAGGGTATCGGCGGATTACTTTATGAATCGTGGAAAACAGAACCTCAGAATGTGCTCGGATACCTTGAAAAAACATCAAAGTCAGACGCTACACGGCTGGTGGCGGCAATGAGTGAACGAATGAGCAAAAAAGAAAAGCAGGAGTTCGGAGTGAATTGATAGAACACGCCTGCCTGCCGGCGAGGCAGGAATTACACGGATTTCAGCTTGAATTTTCACGAATAAATATTTTATTAAACTATTCCATTTAAATGACTGTTACAAAAAAGCCTCTTATTCTTGAAATTCCTTTTCAGATCACTTCTGCTGATACCGACATGGAAGCTCGATTGCGTCCGGGCGCCTTGCTGAATTTATTGATACAGGGTGCGATACAATCTGCAGAACTATTGGGATTAGGGTTCAGTAATCTCAGGAAGGAACAGTTATTTTGGGTTCTCAGCCGCATGCATGTGGAGATTCTCCGCCCGATGAAATGGCAAGAAACCGGAAAGGTTGAGACCTGGCCCAAGGATGTAGATGGTTTGCAATATGTGAGAGACTTTAGAATATTCGATCATAACAATGAAATGGTTGCATTGGCAACTTCAGTGTGGCTGGCTATTGATTTTCAATCTAAGCGGCCCAGGAAATATGAAGGGCTGGATGCCGATCTGCTTGATTCACTAAGGTTAAACCATGCTATTGAGGAACGCCCGGAAAAGCTTGCGGGCATCAACGAAGGATCGGAACAACTGATCCACCCCAGCTATTTTGACTTTGACCTGAATCGGCATGTAACCTCCACAAGGTATGTCGACTGGATGATGGACCAGTTGCCGGTTGAATTTGTCTCCCAATTCTATCCCGGCAAACTCACCATCAATTATATGAAGGAAACCCGTCCGGGAGAAACCATAAATCTCCGAACACAAATTCTTGAAAATCTTGCCAGCTTCGAAGGTTTTCACCATAGTACCTCTCAAACTTCATTCAGAGGAAAAATTGAGTTTCGTTGAGTAACCTATTCAGAAATTTTGCTATATTGTAACGTGATTCCTGAGAAGGAATTAACCGGTTCTAAACATATTCAAACCTTCAAAAGACCAAATACGCAGTTATGAATTTCGAATCATTTTTCAGTCTCACCTACGGGCTATATATCGTTTCATCATCCAATTCAAACAGCAAGAATGGGTACATAGCCAATACTGTATTCCAGGTAACAGCCGAACCACCTCAATTAGGGGTAAGCTGCAGCAAAAACAATCTTACCACCAGCCTGATAGCTGCCAGTGGCAAATTCAGTGTATCCGTATTAAAACAGCAGGCATCAGCTGAACTGATTGGTTTGTTTGGTTACAAAAGTGGCAGGGAGGCAGACAAATTCAAGTCGGTGCAGTTTGAAACCGGCAAAAGCGGGGTCCCCATCGTGACGCAGGATTCCGTTGCCTGGTTCGAATGTGAGGTAAGTGGACAGATCGATGTAGGCAGCCATATTATCTTTATTGGCAAGGTACTCGAATGTGAAATCCTTGATACAGAAACAACCCCGCTCACTTATACATGGTACAGGGAAGTGAAGAAAGGTTTGTCGCCAAAGAATGCCCCCACTTATGTGGATCCTGCCAAAGTTGAGCACAAACCCGAAGTTGCCAAATCCACCAATGGCAAACGATATCAATGCCTTGCTTGTAACTTCATTTACGATCCTGCGCTAGGTGATCCTGATGGTGGAATTCCTCCGGGAACCAACTTTGAAGATATTCCGGACGATTGGATGTGCCCGGTTTGTGGGGCAACAAAAGATATGTTTGAGGAATTGGTTTAATTAATCATTCGACGATTTGACAATTTGACAATTTGACAATTTGACAATTCGACAATTCGACAATTTGACAATTTGACAATTCCCGACGGGGAGCCTTCTGCTTGTGGATATAACACCCAATTTGGCAATATGACCTGTCCCCCTTTATTTTTAAAGGGGGTGTCAGCCTTTGGCTGACAGGGGATTATTATATGCTGCATAATATTGACATTGCTCATATAGGTTAAGCGGGCAGAGAGAGGCTTTCAGGAAGGACGTGGGTGAGTGTTCTTTTCACCTGGAAAAGAATATCTAACACTTAACACAGAATATTAAATGAAAAAGTAACTCAACTTATTGATTTAGAGTTTAGTGTTCGATATTAAGTGTTCTTTTCACCTGGAAAAGAATATCTAACACTTAACACAGAATATTAAATGAAAAAGTAACTCAACTTATTGATTTAGAGTTAGTGTTCGATAGTGCTTCAACGAGGAAATACCTCCCTGTTTAGAGTTTAGTGTTCGATATTGAGTGTTCTTTTCACCTGGAAAAGAATATCTAACACTTAACACAGAATAATAAATGAAAAAGTAATTCAACTTATTGATTTAGAGTTTAGTGTTCGATATTAAGTGTTCTTTTCAATGGAAAAGAATACTGACACTTAACACAGAATAATAAATGAAAAGTAATTCAACTTATTGATTCAGAGTTTAGTGTTCGAATTGGTGTGTTCTTTTTCGGGAAAAACACTTGATTAAGAAAAGTAATTCAACTTTTGATTTAGAGTTTAGTGTTCAAGGTCTTTTATGGGATACTAACACTACACAGAATAATAATGAAAGTAATTCAACTTATTGATTTAGAGTTTAGTGTTCGATATTGAGTGTTCTTTTTCCAATGGAAAAGAATATCTAACACTTAACAAGAAATATTAAATGAAAAAGTAAACTCAACTTATTGATTTAGAGTTTAGTGTTCGATATTGAGTGTTCTTTTTCAAATGGAAAAGAATATCTAACACTTAACACAGAATATTAAATGAAAAAGTAATTCAACTTATTGATTTAGAGTTTAGTGTTCG
It includes:
- a CDS encoding flavin reductase — its product is MNFESFFSLTYGLYIVSSSNSNSKNGYIANTVFQVTAEPPQLGVSCSKNNLTTSLIAASGKFSVSVLKQQASAELIGLFGYKSGREADKFKSVQFETGKSGVPIVTQDSVAWFECEVSGQIDVGSHIIFIGKVLECEILDTETTPLTYTWYREVKKGLSPKNAPTYVDPAKVEHKPEVAKSTNGKRYQCLACNFIYDPALGDPDGGIPPGTNFEDIPDDWMCPVCGATKDMFEELV
- a CDS encoding CotH kinase family protein produces the protein MNTQTISKRLTFDVGIPTQYLGVVFYRIPGMKTLFTALFLVLLMAGASAQSSLFDDSKVCSIFIEIPADSLEVIMDDVLSDHYFMARFIFNDSLQRDTLENVGFRLRGNTSRYAQKKSFKISFNEYVPGRRYQEVKKINLNGQHNDPSMIREKLFYDTWKKAGLPERRTSFVRLYINNSYYGAYTTLEEYDKDWLDRVFGENDGNLYKCTYPADLVYEGDDQEDYKNIGSGTTTGGRAYDLQTNETEDDYSDLMALIATLNQTTDTTFIRLIREKLDVDMVLKAFAMDVATGNWDDYMYNKNNYFLYHAADGKFKFIAYDTDNTFGVDWVNRDWATRNCLDWPSHGEPRPLATKLFAIPEFFAKYKSYLDTIATYIIEPDSIFPRIEYLQEMITGAAVEDQYRSLDFGYSLNDFFNSTTLTIDGHTPYGIKPFLSLRQAKIIEQLGTSSEPDEQEKENLTITVYPNPAAEEVKVRLKGLKQPATIMLSDLKGNKLSESSLSAGNKTVLLKLSGLPVGIYMITVEVNGKQYSRKVLHQ
- a CDS encoding DNA alkylation repair protein, whose product is MSPADLANDIKEYCIENANPALVEKYAQHFGKDFEAYGLSLEQIEDVVMSILDEGAGYKLIRETCRILVRSSKYEETSFAILLMKAFEKNFTPKTFEEFQFWFMFGVKHLAHADVICAELLVPMWKNGLIGYEQLEEWKSSGNKMQRRSIPITLSHLIRDIKDIPGILKFVEPLLNDESPEVIQGIGGLLYESWKTEPQNVLGYLEKTSKSDATRLVAAMSERMSKKEKQEFGVN